The sequence GAGGTGATCTGCAAGGGCAGCGGGGACCGGGCGAAGCTCGCGCTGACGTTGACGGGCGACCTGCACCACTACTCGCGCTACGAGCCGGCACAGCGCGAGCCGGACGGGCTCGGCGCGAAGGTCACCGCGGGCGGCGGCGGCGCCTACCTGTCACCGACGCACTGGCTGCCGGAGACCCGGACGCTGCCGAAGGTGCGCCGCTCGGACACGCCGGTGGACGACTCCACGGCGGAGCCGACCGCGTACGAGCGCACCACGATCTGGCCGCCGGCCGACGCCTCGAGCGCGATGGCGCGCGGCATCCTGGCCCATCGCAGCCCGAGCCGGACCAAGCGGCTGTGGCTGGTCCTGGGCCCGATCTACGCGCTGCTGGCGCTGCTCACGGCCGCCGCCGTCCGCGACCAGCACCCGAGCTTCGAGGGCGCCGTGGCCGACGGCGCGGGCATCCTGCTCGACGCGATCTCGATCTGGCTGCTGCTGCTCGTGGGTGGCCTCGCGGCCGGTCTGCGCGTCTGGGCGCGGTCGGCCGGCGCGCCGGGCCGCTTCGGCGTCTTCCACGCGCTGGCACACGTCCTCCTGGCCTGGGGCGCAACGGTCGCGCTGCTGCTGATCCCGCTCGACTGGGGCTTCCTGCGCGGCTATCTCGCAACCGCCGTCGTGTTCGTCGTGGGCGTCCTGGGGGGCCGGCTGATCTTCGTCCAGTACCTGTGGTGGACGCACCGCGCGGGCGTCAAGCGCGGCGAGCCGCTGTGGCATGCGAACGAGGTGTTCGCCGGCCAGGGCATCGCCGACTACAAGCACTTCCTGCGCTTCCGGATCGACAAGGCCGGCCGGCTGACGATGTGGGCGGTCGGGCTCGAGCAGGTTCCGCGCTACCGGCCGGAGCTCAAGGACGGCAAGCCGGACCTCGTCACGCCCGGCACCGCGCCGACCGTGTTCGACTACCGCGAGGTGCGCGCGCCGGTCACAGCGCCGACCACGCAGCCTGTGCCGTAGCGGCGTCCAGGTGGCGGATGCGCGCCGTGGTGCGCTTGCCGAACGCCACCTCGAGGTCCGCGAGCGCCGCGCGCCGCTGGAAGACGTTCTGCGCCCACGTGTGCGACTCGCGGTAGCGCGCGGGGGCGAGGATCGTGATGCGGGCGATCCGCAGCGTGCGCACCGCGAGCCGGCCGTCGGCGAAGTGCCAGCCGGCGGCCCGCCAGCGCGCCCAGCCGTACGGGGCGAGCACCAGGGCGAAGAGCGAGAACGGGCCGACGACGAGCCAGCCGGCGCCGGCGAGGACGAGCGCCCCGAGCAGCGGCGGCGCGACGTAGCGCCGCGCCGCGCGTGCCGGTGGCCGGTCGAGCGCGACGACCGCCCCTGCGGAGCGCCGTCCACCGCCGGCCAGCGCGCGTTCGCCGCGGCCGTCCGCGGCCGCGCGCCCCGGCGCCTCGCCGTGGCCGGCGGCGCCCATCTCCGGCAAAAGCTCGTCGAGGAAATCCTGCACCTCGCTCACCCGCACGAGCGGGAACAGCGTGCGCGCGGCGCTCGCCTCTTCGGCGTAGCCCGTGACCTCGACGCTCAGCGCGCACAGCCCGAACGGCCGCCGGAACACGCCCTCGACCACGCGCACGGCGCGGATCCGGTGCAGCGGCACGGTCGCCTCGCTGCGTTGCAGCAGCCCGCGGCGGATCCGCAGCCGGTCCTCGCCACGGGTGACGGTGAAGCCGGCGAACGCGATGAACGCACCCAGCGTCGACAGCACCCAGGCGAGCGCGAGCAGCGCGACCGCGACGACCACCCAGCCGGTGACGGTCTCCGGGATCAGCTGGACCGCGTTCTCGCCGCCCTCCTCCTCGGCGACCTGCGTGGCGGCCTGGCCGAGCACCGCCAGGACGGGGAGGACGATGCCGAGCTGGCCGGCCGTGAACGCCGCCGCGACCAGCTCGCGCGGGGTCAGGCTCCGGCTCACGCCGTCGGCCTCCTCCGTGACCACCGACGGGCGCAGCGCGCGCAGCTCCGCGACCGCGTCCGGCAGCAGCGCCGGCAGCGAGATCTCGCCGCCCTTGCCGCCGGCTCCGGTCTGCACGTCCACCCGCTGGACGCCGAACCAGCGCTGCAGCACGCCCTGCTGGACGTCCAGCGCCTGGATCCGGTCGAACGGGACGTTCGTGTCCTTCTTCGACAGCAGCCCGGTGTGGTGCGAGATGCCGGCCTGGGAGATCCAGTACTGCGTCGTCGACCAGCGGACGTAGCCCATCACCACGGCCGCCACGAGACCGGCGGCGCCCCAGCCGACCGTGCGCATCAGGTCCTGGAAGTCGAGCCCGCCGCCCAGCACCGACGTGCCGAGGATCACGGCCAGCGGGAGCGCGAGGTTGCCGAGCGCGCTCGCCGAGTAGATCGCGATCGCGGCCGGGTGGAGCCTGCGCACCGGCGCCGTCGCCGGCGGGGGCGGCTCAGGCGTCGGGGTCGGTTCGGGCCAGCTCGGCGATTCGGTCACGGAGCTCCTCGGCGTCCCTGAGCGCCAGCAACGGGATGGTGTGCGACCCCGCCGCGGTGTGGACGACGACGGTCGCGAGGTTGAAGGACTGCTCGAGCACGCCCCGGCGCGTCTCCACGTGCTGCACGCGCACCCAGGGGACGAGCGTCTGGCGCACGCTGAACAGGCCGTGGCGGATGTCGATGCCCGGCTCCTGGACGTCCCAGCGCCAGCGCCGCCAGCGCACCATCGGCACGAGCGGCACGCACACGAGCAGGCCGGCGACGGTCACGAGCACCGGCCACCAGCCGACCTCGTCGAGTTGCGCGATCATCACGGCGGCGACCGTCAGCGCGCCCCACAGGGCGAGCTGCCCGAAGGCCCAGACGAACCGGGCCTGCGGGGCCAGCGTACGGGTGGGGGTGGCGATCAAGCGAGCAGCTCGTCGGCCAGGTGCTCGTAGTCGGCGAGGCCGAGCTCTGACTCGAACACGAACGGCAGCGGCGTGACCGGCGCGTCGGTCGCCGCCTCCAGCCGGCGCACGTGCGTGCGCTGCGCCTTCACCCGCTCGTGCACGGACAGCGCGGCGCGCACGGCCCCCAGCGACGCCTCGTCGAACCCGTTGCCGGCGGCCGCGCGCAGCTTCGTCACGTCGGCGGAGGAGAACCGCTCGGGCCACATCGCGTTCATCACGATCGCGTCCAGCCCGAGCCCGATCTCCGCGCGCAAGCGCGCCTCCAGCTCGATCGTCTCGGTGACCGGCATCTCCTCGGGCAGCGCGACCGCCACGTAGCCCGTCCGCCGCGGGTCGGCGAGCATCTCGCTGACCTTGTAGGCCTGGCGGCGGATCGGGCCGACCCGCGCGATCTCGCCGAACGTCCGCGGCGTGGTCAGCATCCCGATCCCGTGCCCGGAGGCCGGCGCGTCGACCACGACCAGGTCGTACGTGTCGCTGCCGCGGTTCCAGCGCTCGGTCTGCGCGAGCTCCCAGATCTTCGCGATCGTGATCAGCTCCTTCGCGCCCGGGGCGGCGGCGATGAAGTACTGGAACGCGTGCGAGTGGCCGAGCACCTTCAGCGCGGGGCCGCCGACCTGCTTGCGCAGCCACTCCTCGAGCGCGGCCTGCGGGTCGATCGTGATCGCCCACAGCCCGTCGGCGAGCTGGACCTCCTGCTCGGGTCGCACGCCCTCGCGTGCGAAGGCCCGCGACATGCGATCCTGCTCGGCGACCTCGCAGACGATCGTCCGCCGGCCGGTCCGAGCGGCGGCGAGCCCGAGTGCGGCCGCGACGGTCGTCTTCCCGACACCGCCCTTGCCGGTCACGTATAGAAGGGAGCGATCTCGGAGAAGGGCGTCCACCGTAGTGCACCCTAGGATGACGATGGACTCGGCGGTAGAGCAGGGGTACGAGACGGCACGGCGGATGCTGCGCCGCCACGACCCGACGTACTACCTCGCCACGCGCCGGTTGCCGGCGCCGCTGCGTCCCGCGACATACGCGCTGTACGGGTACGTGCGCGCGGCGGATGAGCTGGTCGACGGGCCGAGCCGTCCGGAGACGCCGCACGCGCGGTGTGCGGCTCTGGACGAGTGGGAGGGAGAGCTGACCACGCCGCGGCATCCGATCGCGCTCGCACTGCACGACGCCGCCGACCGCCACGCGCTGCCGCTGGCCGAGCTCCGCACGTACATGCGCTCGATGCGGGTGGACTCCGAGCCGCCGATCCGCATCGACACCTACGAGCAGCTCGTGACCTACATGGACGGCTCCGCGGGCACGGTCGGCCGGATCATGGCCGCGCTGCTGGGCGTCCCGCCGGATCACCACGCGGACCTCGGCCGGCTCGGCGTCGGCTTCCAGCTCGCGAACTTCATCCGCGACGTGCGCGAGGACCGCCGCCTGGACCGCATCTACCTGCCGGCGGAGGACCGAACGCGCTTCGGCGTCACCGACGCGGACCTGACCGGCTCGAGCCCCCGCCTCCAGGCGCTGCTGCGGCACGAGGCCGAGCGCGCCTGCGCGCTGTTCGCCGCCGCGGGCCCCGCGATCGCCGCGGCGCCGGCCTCCGTGCGTCCGGGCGTGCGGCTGGCGGTCGGCCTGTACCGCCGGATGCTCAACAGCCCGCGTCCGACCGGCGTGCGCGTCTGGCACCTGCCGGGCGCGGCGCTCGAGGCGACGCTGCCGTCCCCGCGCTGAGCCGTGCGGGCGCTGCTGACCTGGCCGCGCCTGCTGGTCGCCCGCCCGCGCTGGTGGTTCGTGGCGGTGCTCGTCGCGATCCCGGCGGCGTTCCTCGTCGACGGCACCCTGGACACGCGCACGCAGTGGCTGCTGGCCGCGCTCGCCTGGTGGGCGCTGCTGGGCGCGATCGGCGCGCTGACGCCGGCCGAGCGCGGGCAGACGCTGCTGCTGGTGGCGCTGGCGACCGCCGCCGAGCTGACGTTCTCGCTCGTGCTCGAGTGGTACGCGTACCGGCTCGACAACGTCCCGCCGTGGATCCCGCCTGCGCACGGGATCGTGTTCGTGACGGCCCTGCTGTGGTCCAAGGACCCGCTCGCGGAGCGCCGGCAGGACACGGTCCGCGTCGCGGTGACCGCGGCGGCGGTCACGTACGGCGCGCTGGCGCTCGTGCTGGCCGACGACGTCGGCGGGGCGCTAGGGGTCGGGCTGCTGCTGATCTGGCTGTGGGCGCTCGGCGCCGACCGCGCCCGCTTCTACGCGATGATGTGGCTGGTCGTCTGCTACCTGGAGGCCTGCGGCGTGCTGATCGGCACGTGGGCGTGGGCGCCGACCGTGCCGCTGATCGGCGTCCCGGAGGCCAACCCGCCGAGCGGGATCGTCGGCGTCTACGGGTTCTTCGACCTGCTCGCGCTCGCGGTCGTCACCCGGTACTTCACGGTCCGGTCCAGAAACCTCGCAAACGCTTAACCGCGCCAGGGGGTGGGTCGAAGAACGAGAAGTGTCGACCCTCGTCTTCCACAGCCGCCCCGGCTTCGACGCGCTGACCGGGCTTCCGGACCGGCCGGCGTTCCTTGCCGGGCTGCGCGCGGCGATCCGGACCGAGCAGGGGATGGCCGTGCTCTTCCTCGACCTCGACGACTTCAAGCTCGTCAACGACGGCTTCGGCCACGAGGCCGGCGACCGGCTGCTGATCCAGGTCGCGCAGCGCCTGAAGGGCGCGGTTCACGAGGGCGAC comes from Solirubrobacter pauli and encodes:
- a CDS encoding metallophosphoesterase, with translation MVEWLAPRVLLHSAQEVVLSGLFANFADKRETMAGLSDEAFRYDQSATDGDFWFDYASDVGDGFDSTYAIAELLAQPLTLGDTRTERGRLLVLGGDQVYPTANWQAYEERFRLPYALALPSAERPPHLFAIPGNHDWYDGLTSFTRVFGQRGHVGGWQTRQARSYFALRLPRGWWLWGIDIQFDAYIDGPQIEYFKGVARQAAPGDQIILATAKPSWIHIEDPEHAPQSWKSLAWFEEEVICKGSGDRAKLALTLTGDLHHYSRYEPAQREPDGLGAKVTAGGGGAYLSPTHWLPETRTLPKVRRSDTPVDDSTAEPTAYERTTIWPPADASSAMARGILAHRSPSRTKRLWLVLGPIYALLALLTAAAVRDQHPSFEGAVADGAGILLDAISIWLLLLVGGLAAGLRVWARSAGAPGRFGVFHALAHVLLAWGATVALLLIPLDWGFLRGYLATAVVFVVGVLGGRLIFVQYLWWTHRAGVKRGEPLWHANEVFAGQGIADYKHFLRFRIDKAGRLTMWAVGLEQVPRYRPELKDGKPDLVTPGTAPTVFDYREVRAPVTAPTTQPVP
- a CDS encoding PH domain-containing protein: MRRLHPAAIAIYSASALGNLALPLAVILGTSVLGGGLDFQDLMRTVGWGAAGLVAAVVMGYVRWSTTQYWISQAGISHHTGLLSKKDTNVPFDRIQALDVQQGVLQRWFGVQRVDVQTGAGGKGGEISLPALLPDAVAELRALRPSVVTEEADGVSRSLTPRELVAAAFTAGQLGIVLPVLAVLGQAATQVAEEEGGENAVQLIPETVTGWVVVAVALLALAWVLSTLGAFIAFAGFTVTRGEDRLRIRRGLLQRSEATVPLHRIRAVRVVEGVFRRPFGLCALSVEVTGYAEEASAARTLFPLVRVSEVQDFLDELLPEMGAAGHGEAPGRAAADGRGERALAGGGRRSAGAVVALDRPPARAARRYVAPPLLGALVLAGAGWLVVGPFSLFALVLAPYGWARWRAAGWHFADGRLAVRTLRIARITILAPARYRESHTWAQNVFQRRAALADLEVAFGKRTTARIRHLDAATAQAAWSAL
- a CDS encoding PH domain-containing protein; its protein translation is MIATPTRTLAPQARFVWAFGQLALWGALTVAAVMIAQLDEVGWWPVLVTVAGLLVCVPLVPMVRWRRWRWDVQEPGIDIRHGLFSVRQTLVPWVRVQHVETRRGVLEQSFNLATVVVHTAAGSHTIPLLALRDAEELRDRIAELARTDPDA
- a CDS encoding ArsA family ATPase; the encoded protein is MTGKGGVGKTTVAAALGLAAARTGRRTIVCEVAEQDRMSRAFAREGVRPEQEVQLADGLWAITIDPQAALEEWLRKQVGGPALKVLGHSHAFQYFIAAAPGAKELITIAKIWELAQTERWNRGSDTYDLVVVDAPASGHGIGMLTTPRTFGEIARVGPIRRQAYKVSEMLADPRRTGYVAVALPEEMPVTETIELEARLRAEIGLGLDAIVMNAMWPERFSSADVTKLRAAAGNGFDEASLGAVRAALSVHERVKAQRTHVRRLEAATDAPVTPLPFVFESELGLADYEHLADELLA
- a CDS encoding phytoene/squalene synthase family protein, yielding MDSAVEQGYETARRMLRRHDPTYYLATRRLPAPLRPATYALYGYVRAADELVDGPSRPETPHARCAALDEWEGELTTPRHPIALALHDAADRHALPLAELRTYMRSMRVDSEPPIRIDTYEQLVTYMDGSAGTVGRIMAALLGVPPDHHADLGRLGVGFQLANFIRDVREDRRLDRIYLPAEDRTRFGVTDADLTGSSPRLQALLRHEAERACALFAAAGPAIAAAPASVRPGVRLAVGLYRRMLNSPRPTGVRVWHLPGAALEATLPSPR